ATAAACTTCTTGTACGTCATCATCATCTTCTAACGCTTCCATCATTTTATCAAATTGGATTTTATTGTTTTCCGCAATTTCATTATATACAGTCGGAAACATCGATAATTCTGCTGTTGCAAAGGTGTATCCAGCGGCTTGTAAGGTATCTTTCACTTCGGAAAAGGTTCCAGGATCCGTAAAAATTTCAAATACGTCTTCACTGACCTCTACATCATCTGCGCCAGCCTCAATCGCTTCTAGCATAAATTCCTCTTCATCGACGGTTAAACCTTCTCGTAAAATCACTAAATATCCTTTACGATCAAACATATAACTAACGCTTCCCGTTTCTCCTAAGCTACCACCATTCTTGTTAAACGCTACACGCACATTCGTACTTGTTCGATTTTTATTATCTGTAAGCGTATGAACTAAAACAGCAATCCCACCTGGCGCATAACCCTCATAGGTTACTTCATCGTAATTTTCTCCATTTGTGTTTCCAGCTGCTTTATCAATCGCTCGTTTAATATTGTCATTTGGCATATTTACAGCTTTGGCTTTGTCCATTACTAATCGAAGTGACGGATTCAGATTTGGATCAGGCCCTTTTTTGGCTGCAACAAAAATTTCTCTCGCTAACTTCTGAAATACTTTGGAACGCTTGGAATCTTGTGCATTTTTACGGCCTTGAATATTATTCCACTTTGAATGTCCTGACATCTGTTTCACTCCTTTTAGTTTTAGTAAAGCTTTTCTCTTAGAATTTTAACGTAAAAGTGGACTATTCGCAACAAAAAAAGTTACCGCAGCTAGTGCGATAACCCTTGATTTACGTTGTTTGTAATCGGTGAACATGATATGTCCCTAATTTATTCGCCGTACCTCCTAGAAGTGTAATTTCGTCCAGTGCATTGGTAACGAGTTTTTCTCTCCCTTCTGAAAGTACATCGATTAAGAAAAAATATTC
The nucleotide sequence above comes from Listeria ivanovii subsp. londoniensis. Encoded proteins:
- a CDS encoding YebC/PmpR family DNA-binding transcriptional regulator, producing the protein MSGHSKWNNIQGRKNAQDSKRSKVFQKLAREIFVAAKKGPDPNLNPSLRLVMDKAKAVNMPNDNIKRAIDKAAGNTNGENYDEVTYEGYAPGGIAVLVHTLTDNKNRTSTNVRVAFNKNGGSLGETGSVSYMFDRKGYLVILREGLTVDEEEFMLEAIEAGADDVEVSEDVFEIFTDPGTFSEVKDTLQAAGYTFATAELSMFPTVYNEIAENNKIQFDKMMEALEDDDDVQEVYTNAEIN